TGTCCCTGGTAGCGGCGGACCAGCAGGGCGTACTCCCAAGCGACCATGCGGCCCATTATGACCGTCCGATGGGGACGCGAGTAGCACGGGGGGTGGCGGATCGACGACGGTGTGCCATCAGCGCGCGGGGGCCGGGGCGCGGTCCAGTTCGTCGGCGACGAGGGCGGCGAGCCGGTCCAGGCCGAGGTCGATCTGTTCCGGGGTGACCGCGCTGACCGACAGGCGCAGCGCGTCGACGGGCGTGCGGTCGTCGTAGAAGTGCGCCATCGGCGTCCAGAGCACCCCGTACTCCTCGGCGGAGCGGCGCAGCAGCGCGTCGTCGACCCGGAACGGCACGGTGACCACCACGAAGAAGCCGCCGGCCGGGGCGGTCCAGGTCACCGGCGAGGGCGGCGGGAAGCGCCGCGCCAGGCCGGCGAGCAGGTGCCGCATGTTGCGCGCGTACGCCGCCCGCTCGCGGACGTTCGCGGTCACCAGCGAGCAGTCGTGCTCCAGCAGCGCGCCGCCGATCACCGCCTGGGCCAGCGCGGAGGTGTTCACCGTGACCATGCTCTTGATCTTGGCGAGCTGGTCGGCGAGCAGGCCGACACCGCCGTCGGCGCCGGCCACCCGCTGGTCGGCCACCACGTAGCCGACCCGGGCGCCGGGGAGCACGGTCTTGGCGAAGGAGCCGAGGTAGACCACCCGGCGTCGGGTGTCCAGCGCCTTCAACGTCGGCAGCCGGCCCTGGTCGCCGGCCGGGAAGAGGCCGTACGGGTTGTCCTCGATCAGCAGCAGCTCCTCCTCGGCGGCCAGGTCGAGCAGCCGCCGCCGGTCGGCCAGGCCGATGCTGGCGCCGGAGGGGTTGGCGAAGTCCGGCATCACGTAGCAGGCCCGGGGCCGCAACCCGTCGTCCCTGGCCCGGCGGGCCTGCTCGCGCAGGTCGGCCAGGTCGACCCCGGCCGGTCCGCCGGCCACCGGGCGCACCGGCAGGTCGACCAGGCGGGCCGCGCCGGTCAGCCCGACGTACGTGGGGGCGACGGCGAGCAGCACGTCGCGCGGCCCGGCGCGCAGCGCCCGCAGCACCAGGAACATCGCCTCCTGGCAGCCGACGGTGACCACCACCGCCTCCGGGTCGACGTGCACGCCCTCGTCCACGGACAGGTTGCGGGCGACGAGGTGGTGCACGATGCCCTTGGTGCGCCCGTACTGGAACAGGGTGCGCTGCGCCTGCGCCGGGCTCTGGCCCAGGTCCTCGACGAGGTGCCGGCGGAACCGCTCCAGCCACCGCCGGGGCGCGTCGTCGTCGAAGAACTCCTCGTACGGCCGGCCGGCGGCGAGCGACACCGCGTCCGGCCAGTGCTGCGCGACCTCGTTGAGGAAGTTCATCGAGTTCAGGGCGGGGTCGTCGACCGCCGGGTGCAGGTCGGCGACGGCCAGGTCCACCGGTGCGTCCACGGCTC
This genomic interval from Micromonospora coxensis contains the following:
- a CDS encoding aminotransferase-like domain-containing protein yields the protein MDAPVDLAVADLHPAVDDPALNSMNFLNEVAQHWPDAVSLAAGRPYEEFFDDDAPRRWLERFRRHLVEDLGQSPAQAQRTLFQYGRTKGIVHHLVARNLSVDEGVHVDPEAVVVTVGCQEAMFLVLRALRAGPRDVLLAVAPTYVGLTGAARLVDLPVRPVAGGPAGVDLADLREQARRARDDGLRPRACYVMPDFANPSGASIGLADRRRLLDLAAEEELLLIEDNPYGLFPAGDQGRLPTLKALDTRRRVVYLGSFAKTVLPGARVGYVVADQRVAGADGGVGLLADQLAKIKSMVTVNTSALAQAVIGGALLEHDCSLVTANVRERAAYARNMRHLLAGLARRFPPPSPVTWTAPAGGFFVVVTVPFRVDDALLRRSAEEYGVLWTPMAHFYDDRTPVDALRLSVSAVTPEQIDLGLDRLAALVADELDRAPAPAR